The following are from one region of the Saccharomyces kudriavzevii IFO 1802 strain IFO1802 genome assembly, chromosome: 12 genome:
- the MIM2 gene encoding Mim2p (similar to Saccharomyces cerevisiae MIM2 (YLR099W-A); ancestral locus Anc_8.285), translating into MADIEDTSAVLQGIDTINSLEGLEEDGYLSDEDTSLSYELADAQRQWEESLLQLSKLLNWVLLPLLGKYMGRRMAKTLWSRFIERFV; encoded by the coding sequence ATGGCAGACATAGAGGATACATCTGCGGTCCTGCAGGGCATTGACACGATCAACAGCCTCGAGGGTCTGGAAGAAGATGGTTACCTCAGTGACGAGGACACGTCACTCAGCTATGAGCTGGCAGACGCGCAGCGTCAATGGGAAGAGTCGCTGCTTCAGCTGAGCAAACTGCTCAACTGGGTGTTGCTGCCCCTATTGGGCAAATACATGGGCAGGAGGATGGCCAAGACTCTATGGAGTAGGTTCATCGAGCGCTTTGTATAg
- the ERG27 gene encoding 3-keto-steroid reductase (similar to Saccharomyces cerevisiae ERG27 (YLR100W); ancestral locus Anc_8.289): MNRKVAIVTGTNSNLGLNTVFRLIETEDSNVRLTVVVTSRTLPRVQEVIVQIKDFYNNKSKRVGDLEIDFDYLLVDFTNMISVLNAYYDINNKYDAINYLFVNAAQGIFDGIDWFGAVKEVLTSPLDAVTNPTYKIQLVGVKSKDDMGLIFQANVFGPYYFISKILPQLSKGKAYIVWVSSIMSDPKYLSLNDIELLKSDASYEGSKRLVDLLHLATYKDLKKLGINQYVVQPGIFTSHSFSKYLNFFTYFGMLFLFYLARWLGSPWHNIDGYKAANASVYVTRLANPNFEKQDVKYGSATSRDGMPYIKTLPIDPTGASDVFAYIQKKKLEWDEKLKDQIVETRVPV; this comes from the coding sequence ATGAACAGGAAAGTAGCTATCGTGACGGGTACCAATAGTAACCTCGGTCTGAACACTGTGTTCCGTCTTATTGAGACCGAGGATTCCAATGTAAGGTTGACCGTTGTGGTCACCTCGAGGACTCTTCCTCGAGTGCAAGAGGTCATCGTCCAGATAAAAGACTTCTACAATAACAAATCTAAACGGGTGGGCGACTTGGAAATAGATTTTGATTATCTTTTGGTGGATTTCACCAACATGATAAGCGTCTTGAACGCTTACTATGACATCAATAACAAGTACGATGCGATAAACTACCTCTTCGTCAATGCGGCGCAAGGTATTTTCGACGGTATCGACTGGTTTGGAGCGGTCAAGGAAGTCCTGACCAGTCCACTGGATGCAGTGACGAATCCAACGTACAAGATACAGTTGGTGGGTGTGAAGTCTAAAGATGACATGGGTCTTATTTTCCAGGCCAACGTGTTTGGTCCGTATTACTTCATCAGCAAGATCCTGCCTCAATTGTCCAAGGGGAAGGCGTATATCGTTTGGGTTTCGAGTATAATGTCCGATCCCAAATATCTTTCGTTGAACGATATCGAACTACTGAAGTCAGACGCCTCTTACGAAGGTTCCAAGCGTTTAGTCGATCTGCTGCACTTGGCCACTTACAAGGACCTGAAGAAATTGGGTATAAACCAGTATGTGGTTCAGCCTGGTATCTTTACAAGccattctttttccaagtatttgaatttttttacctaTTTCGGTAtgctcttcttgttctatCTCGCCAGATGGCTGGGATCTCCATGGCATAACATTGATGGCTATAAGGCTGCCAATGCCTCCGTGTATGTAACGAGGTTGGCCAAcccaaattttgaaaagcaaGACGTCAAATATGGTTCTGCCACTTCTAGGGATGGTATGCCATACATCAAGACACTGCCAATAGACCCTACGGGAGCGTCTGATGTTTTTGCCTATatacagaagaagaaactggAATGGGACGAGAAACTGAAAGACCAAATTGTTGAAACTAGAGTCCCTGTTTAA
- the APC9 gene encoding anaphase promoting complex subunit 9 (similar to Saccharomyces cerevisiae APC9 (YLR102C); ancestral locus Anc_8.291) has product MNKNVDKNESKLFQLPSLPPWRTPRFNKVNLNNFTTPLRKRSTRVISNDSIPITGEVLEEKDVDEAYGMNMDVDEVDHLNSLSHIEEEKAYDYSPFCERNTLRESKIDSFLQAERAAHCLVFHKEGHLDCMDTYRPDIDVMCGEMTLGSDNPDSNGTMLLESVPGCSKEDLGRLSRREFVASSKPSMRRLDDIINHETNALSSFWNDSDLVSSLQSHHLHEEYLLLQEELKNICKTQCHNRVPIESLREKCRRHYNSEDSSSH; this is encoded by the coding sequence ATGAACAAAAATGTTGATAAGAATGAAAGCAAATTGTTTCAATTACCGTCATTGCCGCCTTGGAGAACACCAAGGTTTAACAAAGTAAACTTGAACAATTTCACCACACCATTACGTAAGAGATCGACAAGGGTAATTAGCAACGATTCAATACCCATAACGGGTGAAGTATTAGAGGAGAAGGATGTAGATGAAGCCTACGGGATGAATATGGATGTGGACGAGGTTGATCATCTTAATAGTTTGAGCCAcatagaagaagaaaaagcataTGATTACTCACCATTTTGTGAACGCAATACACTAAGAGAAAGCAAAATCGATAGTTTTTTGCAGGCTGAAAGGGCAGCACATTGTCTTGTGTTTCATAAGGAGGGTCATCTGGACTGTATGGATACTTATCGTCCCGATATTGATGTTATGTGTGGTGAGATGACACTGGGCAGCGACAATCCAGATAGTAACGGTACAATGTTGTTGGAGAGTGTGCCTGGATGTAGCAAAGAAGACCTGGGGAGGTTATCGAGGCGAGAGTTTGTAGCAAGTTCGAAACCCAGCATGAGACGGTTGGACGACATAATAAACCATGAGACGAATGCTTTAAGCAGTTTTTGGAACGACTCAGATTTAGTCAGCTCGCTGCAAAGTCACCATTTGCATGAAGAGTATCTGCTTTTAcaagaagaattgaaaaacatcTGTAAGACCCAATGCCATAACAGAGTGCCCATAGAAAGCCTACGGGAGAAATGTAGGAGGCATTATAACAGCGAAGATAGCTCATCCCATTAA
- the CDC45 gene encoding DNA replication initiation factor CDC45 (similar to Saccharomyces cerevisiae CDC45 (YLR103C); ancestral locus Anc_8.292) has translation MYYGISEFGDAYNKILRNSSSHSSCQLVIFVSCLNIDALCATKMLSLLFKKQLIQSQMVPIFGYSELRRHYSQLDDNINSLLLVGFGGVIDLEAFLEIDPEEYVLDTDEKTGEKSYRRDIYVLDAHRPWNLDNIFGSQIIQCFDDGTVDDTLGEQKAAYYKLLELDQHSDSDVLSDDDDNDGGEEEATDADEATDEDEEEEHSGIAPNKRSNSTIGPNNLSKRKQRKKQIHEYEGVLEEYYSQGTTVVNSISAQIYSLFSSIGETNLSNLWLNILGTTSLDIAYAQVYNRLYPILQDEVKRLTPSNRNSVKTPDTLSLNIQPDYYLFLLRHSSLYDSFYYSNYVNAKLSLWNENGKKRLHKMFARMGIPLSTAQETWLYMDHSIKRELGVIFDKNLDRYGLQDIIRDGFVRTLGYRGSISASEFVEALTALLEVGNSADRDNVNISGKNDEDTDGEDEEGDNVQKLTNLKKKWVSNFWLSWDALDDRKVELLNRGIQLAQDLQRAIFNTGVAILEKKLIKHLRIYRLCVLQDGPDLDLYRNPLTLLRLGNWLIECCAESEDKQLLPMVLASIDEGTDTYLVAGLTPRYPRGLDTIHTKKPILNNFSMAFQQITAETDAKVRIDNFESSIIEIRREDLSPFLEKLTLSGLL, from the coding sequence ATGTACTATGGAATCAGCGAATTTGGTGATGCCTACAACAAGATATTAAGGAATTCATCATCTCATTCATCATGTCAATTAgtcatttttgtttcttgccTTAACATTGATGCATTATGTGCAACGAAAATGCTGTCATTATTGTTTAAAAAGCAATTGATTCAATCTCAAATGGTACCGATCTTCGGGTATTCTGAATTACGACGCCATTACTCACAATTAGATGACAACATAAATAGTCTACTATTAGTGGGATTTGGAGGAGTCATCGATTTAGAAGCCTTCTTAGAAATTGATCCAGAGGAGTATGTGCTTGATACGGACGAAAAAACCGGGGAGAAAAGCTATAGGAGAGATATTTATGTACTGGACGCTCACAGACCGTGGAATCTTGATAACATATTTGGATCACAGATCATCCAATGTTTTGATGACGGCACCGTAGATGACACACTAGGTGAACAAAAGGCAGCGTACTACAAGTTACTAGAGCTAGATCAACACAGTGATAGTGATGTACTCtcagatgatgacgacAATGACGGCGGCGAAGAGGAAGCAACTGATGCCGATGAGGCTACAGacgaggatgaagaagaggaacaCAGTGGTATAGCACCTAATAAAAGAAGTAATTCGACAATAGGTCCGAataatctttcaaagagaAAGCAACGGAAGAAGCAAATTCATGAATATGAGGGTGTGTTGGAGGAATATTATTCTCAAGGCACCACAGTGGTTAATTCAATATCGGCACAAATCTATTCACTATTTTCCTCAATTGGGGAAACAAATCTCTCGAACCTGTGGCTGAACATCCTTGGTACGACTTCGTTGGACATCGCTTACGCTCAAGTTTATAACCGATTATATCCCATATTACAGGATGAAGTAAAACGTTTAACACCAAGCAACAGGAACTCAGTAAAGACTCCTGACACGTTGTCATTGAACATTCAACCTGACTACTATCTTTTCTTGCTAAgacattcttcattataCGATAGCTTTTATTATTCCAATTACGTTAATGCTAAATTGTCCTTATGGAATGAAAATGGGAAGAAGAGGTTACACAAAATGTTTGCTAGGATGGGTATACCATTGAGCACAGCGCAGGAGACGTGGCTGTATATGGACCATTCCATTAAGAGAGAACTCGGAGTAATATTCGACAAAAATTTAGACCGTTATGGATTGCAAGATATAATTAGAGATGGATTTGTTAGAACCCTGGGATATCGTGGGTCCATAAGCGCTAGTGAATTTGTAGAGGCTCTTACGGCTCTGTTGGAAGTGGGCAATTCAGCTGATAGAGATAATGTCAACATAAGTGGTAAAAATGACGAAGACACTGATGGggaagacgaagaaggtgacaatgttcaaaaattgacgaatctgaaaaaaaaatgggtttCAAATTTCTGGCTGAGTTGGGATGCTCTAGACGACAGAAAAGTAGAACTATTAAACCGTGGTATCCAATTAGCGCAAGATTTACAAAGAGCTATTTTCAATACAGGCGTTGCCAtattagaaaaaaaactaataAAGCATTTAAGAATTTATAGATTATGCGTCCTGCAAGATGGGCCGGACCTGGATTTATACAGAAATCCATTGACGTTACTAAGGTTGGGCAATTGGCTCATAGAATGCTGCGCTGAGTCTGAGGACAAACAATTACTACCCATGGTCCTTGCCAGCATAGACGAAGGTACGGACACGTATTTAGTTGCCGGGTTAACGCCTAGATATCCCCGTGGATTGGACACAATACACACGAAGAAACCAATACTGAACAACTTCAGTATGGCGTTTCAACAAATAACGGCAGAAACTGATGCTAAAGTGAGAATAGATAATTTCGAAAGTTCGATAATAGAAATTCGCCGCGAGGATCTGTCGCCGTTCCTAGAGAAACTCACTTTAAGTGGATTGTTATAA
- the LCL2 gene encoding Lcl2p (similar to Saccharomyces cerevisiae LCL2 (YLR104W); ancestral locus Anc_8.293) encodes MRYSIGLVFTVLFLGTAEVNAFFNFGNHHQQQQQQQPQSYEEQVLNNPCDGYLCPDTLTCVPQQKDCPCPFPKSQLKCALPNNKYVCVSKPATHDEKLRAIYDDPVKGPKAKNKGFRDCGWVSEAYKSG; translated from the coding sequence ATGAGGTACAGTATTGGTCTAGTATTTACCGTGCTTTTTTTGGGTACCGCTGAGGTGAAcgcctttttcaattttggtAATCATCatcagcaacagcagcaacagcaaccgCAATCATATGAAGAACAAGTTTTGAATAACCCATGTGATGGGTATTTGTGTCCCGACACCTTAACGTGTGTACCACAGCAGAAGGACTGTCCCTGTCCCTTCCCCAAATCCCAGCTTAAGTGTGCCCTTCCTAACAATAAGTACGTTTGCGTATCAAAGCCAGCCACACATGATGAAAAGCTGAGAGCAATATATGACGATCCTGTAAAAGGCCCCAAGGCAAAGAACAAGGGCTTTAGAGATTGTGGATGGGTATCCGAGGCTTATAAAAGTGGTTAA
- the SEN2 gene encoding tRNA splicing endonuclease subunit SEN2 (similar to Saccharomyces cerevisiae SEN2 (YLR105C); ancestral locus Anc_8.294) → MSKGRVNQRRYKYPLPIHPIDDLPDLILHNPISWVYWAYRYYKSTNALNEKVHVDFIGDNTIHIIVQDDKQMLYLWDNGFFGTGQFSRSEPTWRDRTEVRLGLNDSPQQVGRGGKINTETQLTLERVTQQRRAQRLEFKKERARLERDLLELRKKGAHISEENILLEKQRESLREFKLKQMEDISVVGQQQNAPEIDLRNEDNDLLNENGDLLQLESLELMPVEAMFLTFALSVLEISSASLTRKLFPSDAKYKDIHSFVRSYVIYHHYRSHGWCVRSGIKFGCDYLLYKRGPPFQHAEFCIMGLDYDICKDYTWYSSIARVAGAAKKTFVLCYVERLISEEEAISLWKSNNFTKLFNGYQIGEVLYRRWVPGRNRD, encoded by the coding sequence atgTCCAAAGGAAGGGTTAATCAGAGGCGCTACAAATATCCTCTTCCAATCCATCCTATAGATGATCTACCGGATCTAATCCTTCATAATCCAATATCTTGGGTATATTGGGCATATCGATACTACAAGAGTACAAATGCGTTAAACGAAAAAGTACACGTAGACTTTATTGGAGATAACACTATTCATATAATAGTTCAGGATGACAAACAAATGCTATATCTTTGGGACAATGGGTTTTTTGGTACTGGCCAATTTTCTAGAAGTGAACCTACCTGGAGGGATAGAACAGAAGTGAGACTAGGCCTTAATGATAGTCCACAACAAGTCGGAAGAGGAGGCAAAATCAATACTGAAACACAGTTGACCCTAGAAAGGGTCACACAACAAAGAAGAGCACAAAGGTTAGAGTTCAAGAAAGAACGTGCAAGATTAGAAAGGGATTTACTAGaattaaggaaaaaaggTGCTCATATCAGTGAGGAGAATATTCTTTTAGAGAAGCAAAGGGAATCATTAAGGGAGTTTAAACTAAAACAAATGGAAGACATCAGCGTAGTCGGACAACAGCAGAACGCTCCCGAAATCGACCTGAGAAATGAGGACAACGATCTCCTTAATGAAAATGGTGATCTCTTGCAATTGGAATCATTAGAGCTTATGCCTGTAGAGGCCATGTTTTTGACCTTTGCACTTTCTGTTCTAGAGATATCTTCTGCGAGCCTGACGAGAAAACTATTCCCATCTGACGCCAAATATAAAGATATCCATTCTTTTGTTCGCTCCTACGTGATATATCATCATTACAGGTCGCACGGTTGGTGCGTGCGATCTGGCATAAAATTCGGCTGTGACTATTTATTGTATAAGAGGGGACCACCATTCCAACATGCTGAATTTTGTATCATGGGTCTTGACTACGACATTTGCAAAGATTACACGTGGTATTCCAGCATAGCACGTGTTGCAGGCGCTGCAAAGAAGACGTTTGTGTTGTGCTATGTGGAAAGACTAAtatcagaagaagaggcGATATCGTTATGGAAGTCAAACAATTTTACGAAACTGTTCAATGGTTATCAAATCGGCGAAGTGCTATATAGGAGATGGGTCCCCGGAAGAAATAGGGACTAG